The Chlorocebus sabaeus isolate Y175 chromosome 20, mChlSab1.0.hap1, whole genome shotgun sequence genomic sequence GGAAGCTGCTGAGTTCATAATATTCACCTTTGTGTTAGAGAGTGTGTGGTTTCATCTATAatcgtgtgtgtgtatctgtatggCTAAGTACATGTGTCTATGTGCATAGATATATCTGTGCATGCCTGTctgtatgtgcacatatatatttatgtgtatgtgtcaGTTCTATGGCTGTGTACCTGTGTGAATATGTGCACACTGGACTGGGTTTCTACCTGAGGATATACACATTTTGCATACATGTGAGGATGCACATCTATGTGCAAATGCACTGTTTGTGCATAtttagtgtgtatgtgtatctgggCACACATGAGTGCATGTGTATAAACATgtttgtatctgtgtgtatgcTTGTTATCCATGCGCCCGTGTCTTTATATGTGTAACTGAGCATATTTCTACATGTAGGGATGTCTGTGTATTCATGTTTGAGGATCTGCATGAATGTATCCTTCCTTTTTGCCAAAtttctctttcctgttcctcTTAAATATCTCTCACCAGCTAAACGTTTGTTCCCCATCTCTGTGCCTCCTCTATTCATTCTCTCACCAAACAAGCTTCTAAGTACCAATCTCCCTCTGCCATCAGATTGGCTGTTTTAGCTCCACAGTTCTCTTCTCACCCCATACTTGCTTTCTTCCCCTGCCTTTCTACCTCAagcttcctctgcctgcttttgtcACAGTCTCATTGCTCGCTGACTTGGAGGCTAGGGCTGGTCTGCTCTTAGCCTCTCCCTTCCTAATTTCTAGCCCTAGTGGGCAGCCCTGTCTTAGCCCTGGCTGACCTCCACAGTGTATCATGTTCCTGCTACCTTCCTGACCTCTATGCTCGGCCTGGAATTGTTACAGGAGGTAGCAAAGGCATTCAGAAGAGTCAGTTGGATACCAGTGTCTTGGTGTTTACTGTTTCATGTCTTAGTTCCTGAGTTAGGGGTGGGGTGTGATAGGGAAGGGGTGGTATAGCTAGAATGTGAACTAAGAACTTCTCCAtctgctttactttttctttgacaAACTGTCACCTTTTTTACTCCAAACTGACGAAGAAGTTGTATTTGCCGTTTGTGGCTACTCAAGTCTTACTGTCCAGCCAAGGGCCCCTACGTCTCAGCCCAATGGGttggttaaaaaaaagagagaagccacTCTCATTCTGTATCACAGTTGCCCTTTTTTAGCAAGTGTGTGAactcacagtgcttttctatgaATAAATCATGGATCACATAAACGATCATTTTTCTAAAAGTAGAAATTGTGTTCCTtcatgaaacccatctctaccttCTGCATTGCCCTGGCTGGGCCGGGAAGCTGGTTCAGCCTACAGCACAGTGGGCTCCTAGTGGTCCAAGGAGATGCAGAATAACAGATAAAGAATTTCTTGCCATACCAGACCCTTCTCCAGAGCTTACAGACACCTCAGAGCCTTGTCCTGGGAAGCAGGTACCACCAGAAGGGTGGAAACACCAAGATCTTGAGAAAATTAAAGGGGATgctcagaaaataatataaagcaaCCTTGAGTGCCAGAGGGTCTTTTGGTTTCAGAGGACTTCTTGCCTTGATGATGGACTTGTCTAAAGCTCCAATCCTAAGCAACCTAGCTCTGAGCTTTGATGTCCTCCCTATATTTTGGTGTCAAAGCTGAGGGTCCCTCAGCTTCTCCTTGCTCACCTAGACTCCATCTTCTTCCCCATGCCTCTCTGAAGTATTCTAACCCCTTCTGTGCCCCTTTTTGATGTATTAtacttcccttcctccccagaTGTAAAGCCCTATCAATTTAGCCTTTGTATACTGTGAAGACCCCACCCATTTTTCTGCAAATGTCACAACCTGAACTGCTAGGAAAGCTCTACCCTACCCCATGTAGTTCTGAGACTTAGGTATCTAAGAGTAAGATGGGAGTGAGAATCCTTAAGTGCTCTGGTACATATTCAGTGATACCTAACCCCTATGACTTGTGAAGAGGACATAGAGAGGGTTCCCAGGGAAGGAGCAGAAGCTAAGAAGAACTGAGGATATGGGCACACATCTTTCACAAACAAAACTACACAACAGTTCAACTCTGAAACTTTTATTGTCCTGGAAACGATCAATCATCTGTTAGTGGTacttgagggtaaaggtgtacACTCAGTTCTGTCGAAGCAGACGTGAGTGTTTATGCACAGCATCCACAAAGGCACCCACATGTTCTGGGTCCATGTCAGGATAAAGCCCATGGCCCAGGTTGGCAATGTAGCGCTGTGGCCCAAAGTCATCCAGCATCTGCTTCACCAGCTGCCCAATCTCCTCCTGGGGGACCAACAGGGCACTGGCTACAGGAGGACCAGCAAGCTTCTGTCCTCCCTACATATACTAGTGACAAACACATATGTAGGTATGCTTCTACTCAGTGTTaactcattcagtcattcaataaaatttatcAGATCCCTAGTCTGGACATGAAGCATAAATACAaatgaacaacagcaacaaaaagtcCGGTCTTCCTAGGGCTTATGTTGTACATACAGAGTAGAagagaaggacagacagacatttaaaaaagaaaagcacacagAATAATACAACCACAGCCACAGGAGTGCACAGTAACAGATACACAGAGGGGTCCTGTCTGTTACCTCAGATGCATACAGGGCACAGGGGTCCAGGTTGCCCTGCAATGTCACCGTCTTCCCCACACACTCCCTGGAAGCAAAGCCAGCGCCACGTTCTGGTAACTGCATACATGGCAGCTCCACACCCCCACCTCAATCTCAAGGCCTCACCCTTCCATAGCTTACCGGGCTTTCTTTGGGGCCACTGTCCAGTCAAGCCCAACCACCTCATAGCCAGCTTGGGACAGCTCCTCCAGGGCAAAATGCCCATCCTTAGCAAAGATGATCTCGAAAAAAAGCAGATCTTAGGCTACAGAGGGCCTTGCTACAACCACTAATCTTTCTTGACTGTACTTCTGCTGCCCTCCAGTGGTCACTCCAGTCCATGCAGGACTTAGCCTGAAAGCTCCACAGGCCCACCTTCACTCAACCCATCCCAATCCTCACCATGGGCACTGGCGCCAGGCCTGCCTCCCGCAACCTGGCCTTCACTCGCTTGGCCACATCACGGATGTAGGGCAGTGCAAACTTGTTGAAGAGCTGTGGGCCAAGATGCCCTGCATGGGACTCAAACAGCTGCAATGCCTAGTTAGGGTACGGTGAAGACAAATATGTAACAGAGGAAGCTCCCCCCACATACAAAATCCACCTCAGTTTTCCCCAAATGACTTCAATCCCTGATACTGCCTGACCCTATAAAtccagtaataaaaaaaaaaaggttgtactTTCTCCAGATCCCAGCACTAGCTTTGGTCTCTGAATACTCAGAGCATTAAGCCCCACTGCCAGTGTCAGGATGGGCTTGGCTGCTCAGCTAGATCACTGGAGGCCAAGGTTCTTTCATCCCTGGCATTAAGACCCCTGCCCTCTCTGGTTTAGGACACTTGCTTCTCGTCCTTACAGACCAAATCTCagcctatttctctctctctcaggactCACCTGGGCACCAGCCGCCACTTGTCCTACCAGATATGGGACCAGAGCATCAGTGAGGATGCGAAGCAGCTGGTGACTAGCCTGAGGTCTCTGATAGAGCCAGCGCTTGGCCTGAGCCATGGTGCTTGAGCCACCACCCTCAACCATGTATGTCATCAGGGTCCACTACAGAAGGATAGAAAGATGGTGTCACACGTACAGAAGCCAGACTGACCCTTCCTTTGTCTACCCCAGACCTGCCAGAGTGATTTTCCCACGCCGCCAGTCCCTGCCCTGTCCCACATTACTGGGGCACCAGCAAAGCCAATCAGCGGCACACGTCCAGCCAGTCGTTGTCGGGTAAGGGTGATGGCTTGGAACACATAGCCTAGCTCAGAGGCTACCACTGCTGGATCCCGTAGGCGTTCTAGGTCCTGCTCTTCTCTTAGTGGCTCTGGGAAGCTGGGTCCTTTGCCAGGTACCATGGTCACCTCCATGCCCAGTGCCTGGAGGGGGAGAAAACATCTGGGTTCCCAAAATGGAATCTAGGAGGAAAGATTCTGTTCAGCTCATtccagaaggaaaaggagaataaaactgCCAAACTCTATCTCTTTCAACCTTAGTTTTTCCCTCGATCCAGGTAGGATAAGTGCTTATTGTAAACCTTGACTGGACTGATAGAAGGATTTTCAAGGGGTCCTTGGATTATATTCCAGGATCAGATTTGAGTGGGTACCTGGGGTACAACAAGGATGTCGGAGAAAATGATGGCAGCATCCAGAGGGAAGCGACGCAGTGGCTGTAGGAAACAGGAGACGGGTTGCTAGGTAGCAGACTGAAGGCATAAATCTTTCCCTCTTTTGTGCACCCCTCACCTGCAGAGTCAGTTCACAGCAGGCCTCAGGAGAGCGACACGTGCTGAAAAAGTCCTGGGCAGCCCGGGTTTCCCTAAACTCTGCATACAGAGGGAAGACAGGGCTCAGCCTTGAGGCCCTCCAGAGCCCTCCCCTGCCCCTTGAAAACTTTTCGCTTTCCGGAGTTTTATCTAGATTTCCAGGCCCTGACTCTTACCTGGTAAGTAACGGCCTGCCTGG encodes the following:
- the UROD gene encoding uroporphyrinogen decarboxylase isoform X1, coding for MEENGLGPQGFPELKNDTFLRAAWGEETDYTPVWCMRQAGRYLPEFRETRAAQDFFSTCRSPEACCELTLQPLRRFPLDAAIIFSDILVVPQALGMEVTMVPGKGPSFPEPLREEQDLERLRDPAVVASELGYVFQAITLTRQRLAGRVPLIGFAGAPWTLMTYMVEGGGSSTMAQAKRWLYQRPQASHQLLRILTDALVPYLVGQVAAGAQALQLFESHAGHLGPQLFNKFALPYIRDVAKRVKARLREAGLAPVPMIIFAKDGHFALEELSQAGYEVVGLDWTVAPKKARECVGKTVTLQGNLDPCALYASEEEIGQLVKQMLDDFGPQRYIANLGHGLYPDMDPEHVGAFVDAVHKHSRLLRQN
- the UROD gene encoding uroporphyrinogen decarboxylase isoform X2, producing the protein MEENGLGPQGFPELKNDTFLRAAWGEETDYTPVWCMRQAGRYLPEFRETRAAQDFFSTCRSPEACCELTLQALGMEVTMVPGKGPSFPEPLREEQDLERLRDPAVVASELGYVFQAITLTRQRLAGRVPLIGFAGAPWTLMTYMVEGGGSSTMAQAKRWLYQRPQASHQLLRILTDALVPYLVGQVAAGAQALQLFESHAGHLGPQLFNKFALPYIRDVAKRVKARLREAGLAPVPMIIFAKDGHFALEELSQAGYEVVGLDWTVAPKKARECVGKTVTLQGNLDPCALYASEEEIGQLVKQMLDDFGPQRYIANLGHGLYPDMDPEHVGAFVDAVHKHSRLLRQN